The window CAATTCCCGCAGTGAACGCAAAAAGGTGATGAATCTGGCGCGTGACAGGCAGATTGAAGCGGTGCTGGTCACAGAACTCACTCGCTGGGGTCGGTCAACGACCGACCTGCTGCATACCCTTCAGGAACTGGAATACTATGGAGTCAGCGTGATTGCCCAGACGGGCTTGCAGTTTGATTTGCGCTCACCACAGGGAAAGTTGTTTGCTTCACTGATGGCCGCCCTCGCGGAGTTCGAGCGGGATTTGCTGCGTGAACGTATCCGTTCAGGGATTTCTGCGGCTCAGGAAAGGGGCGTGAAGTTTGGCCGTCAGGAAGGGCAAAGACCCAAAGCAGACCGCAATGAAGCCAAAGTGCTCAAACTGCGGGCGGCGGGGAAATCCTATCGGGCAATTGCCAGTGAGCTTCACCTCAGTAAAAACACTGTTATGGACATCGTTAAGCGGAATCAATAGTCGTAAACG of the Deinococcus fonticola genome contains:
- a CDS encoding recombinase family protein, whose product is MGHFRKAALYCRVSTGDQSCERQERDLRAFAERGDFEIVAIFRETASGNVNSRSERKKVMNLARDRQIEAVLVTELTRWGRSTTDLLHTLQELEYYGVSVIAQTGLQFDLRSPQGKLFASLMAALAEFERDLLRERIRSGISAAQERGVKFGRQEGQRPKADRNEAKVLKLRAAGKSYRAIASELHLSKNTVMDIVKRNQ